A portion of the Krasilnikovia cinnamomea genome contains these proteins:
- a CDS encoding PD-(D/E)XK motif protein, with the protein MTGHERHLSNDSFAGYLATGLLLEHPIEGDPRVVLFFDPDNRRIGLRAPARSNETPGNTGLEHLSMSVVHHDGHRMIEIAVDEPRLFADAYPVLCGIADRTQLDHMPVSRALHETLRHLGHLIKAEQTLTREVETGLLGELSLLAGLVATTTPEAALQAWRGGTEEHDFGLPHLDVEVKTTTSENRCHRISSLTQLQPTTHRPLWLLSLQLTKAGSGGITVAEMVTRVRGLLTTVPLRDEFDVRLQAAGWRHRYADDTLQHWRLRSDPALFQVTAGFPRLTAAMLTAAGADLNSVSDVRYRIDLTGRSPDQPPGPLHDAVDAGRQELR; encoded by the coding sequence ATGACCGGTCACGAAAGGCACCTCAGCAACGACAGCTTCGCCGGCTACCTCGCCACCGGTCTGCTGCTGGAACACCCCATCGAGGGCGACCCCCGCGTCGTCCTGTTCTTCGACCCCGACAACCGCCGAATCGGCCTACGTGCGCCGGCCCGCAGCAACGAGACCCCCGGCAACACAGGTCTGGAACATCTGAGCATGTCGGTGGTCCACCATGACGGCCACCGCATGATCGAGATAGCGGTGGACGAACCACGGCTGTTTGCCGACGCCTACCCGGTCCTCTGCGGAATCGCCGACCGGACGCAGCTGGACCACATGCCGGTCAGCCGGGCACTGCACGAGACCCTGCGCCACCTGGGTCACCTCATCAAAGCCGAGCAGACCCTCACGCGTGAGGTGGAGACCGGTCTGCTCGGCGAGCTGAGCTTGCTCGCCGGACTGGTCGCCACGACCACACCCGAAGCGGCCCTGCAGGCCTGGCGCGGCGGCACCGAGGAACACGACTTCGGCCTCCCACACCTCGACGTCGAGGTCAAGACCACTACCTCCGAGAACCGATGCCACCGGATCTCGTCACTCACCCAGCTGCAGCCGACGACCCACAGGCCCCTGTGGTTGCTGTCCCTGCAGCTGACCAAGGCTGGATCCGGCGGTATCACGGTCGCAGAGATGGTGACCCGGGTCCGTGGGCTGCTCACCACCGTGCCGCTGCGCGACGAGTTCGATGTCCGCCTCCAGGCGGCCGGCTGGCGGCACCGGTACGCCGATGACACATTGCAGCACTGGCGTCTGCGCAGCGACCCGGCTCTGTTCCAGGTCACCGCAGGCTTTCCCCGGCTCACCGCCGCCATGCTCACCGCCGCAGGTGCGGACCTGAACTCCGTCAGCGACGTTCGCTACCGCATCGACCTCACCGGCCGATCCCCCGACCAGCCACCGGGTCCGCTGCACGACGCCGTAGATGCCGGACGACAGGAGCTCCGATGA
- a CDS encoding ATP-binding protein, which produces MTTWIADVPTDGTVELRPDPRALDSLGRNHSLETALADLVDNSIDAGARNVLIRFIRVGTRLTGLYVVDDGRGMTPDSIDTAMTLGGRRRYSGTDLGRFGVGLKAASFSQAASLTVLTRAAGHSAVGRRWVHGDDRASFHCDLVPTAFADAELDRPWAVSTSPSGTVIRWDQVAGFPATDDPLQVRTFLSRAIDHLRGHLGLMFHRILAAGDTRIVIDVEDVDGGVGIPTEVGPLDPFGYPKPPPGWPRTLTADVGDTRLSITCHIWPRRSNTDEYRLPGGAENRQGLYFYRRNRLLHAGGWEGIHAPDKKLQLARASIDIDGDVAGIFTMNPEKSRVTAGPDFARAVTTARADDGTTIADYLQAAESTWVVSNRRATGQRRPVVPPGKGLNPKVVREIVDELPQINDQPLNILWAKFDNDDFFEVDRTTTTLRLNNRYRAAVLGGRRGGLNDAPLLKAVIFLLMENVFQGAILGARDKDNIELWQQILTVAARTELASYAGRS; this is translated from the coding sequence ATGACCACCTGGATCGCCGATGTACCCACCGACGGCACCGTCGAGCTGCGGCCTGACCCTCGCGCGTTGGACTCGCTGGGGCGTAATCACTCGCTGGAAACGGCCCTCGCAGATCTCGTCGACAACAGCATCGATGCCGGCGCCCGCAACGTTCTCATCCGCTTCATCCGGGTCGGGACACGTCTGACCGGTCTCTACGTCGTCGACGACGGACGCGGGATGACGCCGGACAGCATCGACACCGCCATGACGCTGGGCGGACGCCGCCGTTACAGCGGCACAGACCTGGGCCGCTTCGGTGTCGGGCTCAAGGCCGCCTCCTTCAGCCAGGCCGCGAGTCTGACCGTGCTCACCCGCGCGGCAGGCCATTCCGCCGTCGGGCGACGGTGGGTACACGGCGACGACCGCGCCAGCTTCCACTGCGACCTCGTACCCACAGCCTTCGCCGACGCCGAACTCGACCGCCCGTGGGCGGTGAGCACCTCACCGTCAGGCACTGTCATCCGCTGGGACCAGGTGGCAGGCTTCCCCGCCACCGACGACCCCCTGCAGGTGAGGACGTTCCTCTCCCGCGCCATCGACCACCTCCGAGGGCACCTCGGGCTCATGTTCCACCGCATCCTCGCCGCGGGAGACACGAGGATCGTGATTGACGTCGAAGACGTCGACGGCGGCGTCGGCATCCCCACGGAAGTTGGACCGCTCGACCCGTTCGGCTACCCGAAACCCCCACCGGGATGGCCGCGGACCCTCACAGCGGACGTCGGCGACACACGACTGTCGATCACCTGTCACATCTGGCCACGCAGATCCAACACCGATGAGTACCGGCTGCCGGGCGGAGCCGAGAACCGGCAGGGCCTGTACTTCTACCGGCGCAACCGACTCCTGCACGCCGGCGGCTGGGAGGGCATCCACGCGCCCGACAAGAAGCTGCAGCTCGCTCGTGCCAGCATCGACATCGACGGTGACGTGGCCGGCATCTTCACCATGAACCCGGAAAAGTCCCGGGTCACCGCTGGGCCGGACTTTGCCCGTGCGGTCACCACGGCCCGCGCGGACGACGGAACCACCATCGCCGACTACCTGCAGGCCGCCGAATCGACCTGGGTGGTCAGCAACCGACGTGCCACCGGTCAACGTCGTCCCGTCGTCCCGCCGGGCAAGGGCCTCAATCCCAAGGTCGTCCGTGAGATCGTCGACGAACTCCCACAGATCAACGACCAGCCGCTGAACATCCTCTGGGCCAAGTTCGACAACGACGACTTCTTCGAGGTCGACCGCACCACGACGACCCTGCGCCTGAACAACAGGTACCGGGCCGCCGTGCTGGGCGGACGCCGAGGCGGCCTGAACGACGCACCCCTGCTCAAGGCGGTGATCTTCCTGCTCATGGAGAACGTCTTCCAAGGGGCGATCCTCGGCGCCCGCGACAAGGACAACATCGAACTCTGGCAGCAGATCCTTACCGTCGCCGCCCGCACCGAACTCGCCTCCTACGCGGGGCGGTCATGA
- a CDS encoding AIPR family protein, producing the protein MHESDLDFHAYSLLEEVRTFAEINDCDPQEAFAGLVLEQLASDGLTEDATVVRFKDHGVEVSGFGLSTDDQSLDLFVTSYSPRADDAFKINRVEIEAAFRRLENFLSRSLSGALARKDPSSEVNGLIQTVVDSYPHVDRIRFVFITNARSVMREPVPPLQFENRVITRDVWDLRRLANWTASGSHAEPIVAEFPAGLPCLGTPDTTEDYSVLLAIVSGTDLADLYSRHGARLLERNVRSFLQVRGAVNAGMQRTLRDHPERFLAYNNGIAATASAVDFDVDPSGQRRITRIHELQIVNGGQTTASIHHARRTTDIGAVLVQMKLTVVSPERLDEIVPKISAYSNTQNRVTASDLKANASFHVDVERIMRTLWAPPGPVHDCDTHWFYERARGQYANALAAEVTRSRQKIFKTINPADQKFTKSELAKFEVSWAMRPQQVSLGAEKNFTLFSEWLDQQDITVDKDYCRHLVAKAILFRRTDKLVARQSFGGYKANIVTYTVAKIAHATGARIDLDRIWREQTLSPALAEALTELCVLVQKVIISPPDGRTHVGEWAKKDECWDAVRDIDWTPPPALDTELTTLDSYTADIEALHHSQTGDWQDLAAWGAATGTFDNHQRATVRDVAHALSQGNIPAGKQLRAASLLMELARERGFRPTRFGTPDDDTPGTGR; encoded by the coding sequence GTGCATGAGTCGGACCTCGACTTCCACGCGTACAGCCTCCTGGAGGAGGTCAGGACGTTCGCGGAGATCAACGACTGCGATCCGCAGGAAGCCTTCGCTGGCCTCGTGCTCGAGCAGCTGGCAAGCGACGGGCTGACCGAGGACGCCACCGTGGTCCGGTTCAAGGACCACGGCGTCGAGGTGAGTGGCTTCGGTCTCTCGACGGACGACCAGAGCCTGGACCTCTTCGTCACCAGCTACAGCCCCCGGGCCGACGACGCCTTCAAGATCAACAGGGTGGAGATCGAGGCCGCGTTCCGCCGCCTGGAGAACTTCCTCTCGCGCAGCCTGTCCGGCGCGCTGGCGAGGAAGGACCCATCGTCCGAGGTCAACGGTCTGATCCAGACCGTCGTCGACAGCTATCCGCATGTCGACCGGATCCGGTTCGTCTTCATCACCAACGCCCGCAGCGTGATGCGTGAACCGGTGCCCCCTCTGCAGTTCGAGAACCGTGTGATCACGCGTGACGTGTGGGACCTGCGCCGCCTGGCGAACTGGACGGCCTCCGGCAGCCACGCCGAGCCCATCGTCGCTGAGTTCCCCGCCGGGTTGCCCTGCCTCGGCACGCCCGACACCACCGAGGACTACTCCGTCCTTCTGGCCATCGTGTCCGGCACGGATCTGGCCGACCTCTACTCCCGGCACGGTGCCCGCCTGCTGGAACGCAACGTCCGGTCCTTCCTCCAGGTGCGTGGTGCGGTCAACGCCGGCATGCAGCGGACGCTGCGAGACCATCCCGAGCGCTTCCTGGCCTACAACAATGGCATCGCCGCGACAGCCTCGGCGGTGGACTTCGACGTGGACCCGTCGGGCCAGCGCAGGATCACCCGCATCCACGAGCTGCAGATCGTCAACGGCGGCCAGACCACCGCTTCCATCCACCACGCCCGCCGCACCACCGACATCGGTGCCGTGCTGGTGCAGATGAAGCTGACAGTGGTCTCGCCCGAGCGCCTGGACGAGATCGTTCCGAAGATCTCGGCGTACTCCAACACCCAGAACCGTGTCACCGCCTCGGACCTCAAGGCCAACGCAAGCTTCCACGTCGATGTGGAACGCATCATGCGGACGCTGTGGGCGCCGCCGGGGCCGGTCCACGACTGCGACACCCACTGGTTCTACGAACGTGCCCGCGGCCAGTACGCCAACGCCCTTGCCGCCGAGGTGACCCGGTCCCGGCAGAAGATCTTCAAGACCATCAACCCGGCGGACCAGAAGTTCACCAAGTCCGAGCTTGCCAAGTTTGAGGTCTCCTGGGCGATGCGTCCACAGCAGGTCAGCCTGGGAGCGGAGAAGAACTTCACCCTGTTCTCCGAGTGGCTCGACCAGCAGGACATCACGGTCGACAAGGACTACTGCCGGCACCTGGTTGCAAAGGCGATCCTGTTCCGGCGCACCGACAAGCTCGTCGCCCGACAGAGTTTTGGCGGGTACAAGGCCAACATCGTCACCTACACAGTCGCGAAGATCGCCCACGCCACGGGCGCCCGCATCGACCTGGACCGCATCTGGCGCGAGCAGACCCTCTCCCCCGCGCTAGCCGAGGCCCTGACCGAACTGTGCGTCCTGGTGCAGAAGGTGATCATCTCACCGCCGGACGGCCGCACCCACGTCGGGGAGTGGGCGAAGAAGGACGAGTGCTGGGACGCGGTGCGCGACATCGACTGGACGCCGCCGCCCGCGCTCGATACGGAGCTCACCACGCTCGACAGCTACACCGCCGACATCGAGGCGCTGCACCACTCTCAGACCGGTGACTGGCAGGACCTCGCGGCGTGGGGCGCCGCCACCGGCACATTCGACAACCACCAACGCGCCACGGTCCGCGACGTCGCCCACGCCCTCTCGCAGGGCAACATCCCCGCCGGCAAGCAACTGCGCGCGGCCTCGCTGCTGATGGAACTAGCCCGCGAACGCGGGTTCCGCCCCACCCGGTTCGGAACCCCGGACGACGACACTCCGGGGACGGGCCGATGA
- the dcm gene encoding DNA cytosine methyltransferase, which produces MLRYAEQARGRGEKLAADLFSGAGGLSLGMEEAGYRVVLAVDHYPEAVETHRHHHAGLSVDWDLGDPERIRQVADLVTQAGVELLAGGPPCQPFSKAGRSIIRHKVRHGLRDPYDERRDLWRSFLEVINLARPPAVLMENVPDMALDKEMFILRTMVHELESLGYAVEERAVDTWRYGVPQFRQRLILVALQDGVAFQWPTESPERPTVWNAISDLPEVEGGWRPPGGAEGWAEYAGPKTDFQRRMRRNVAARDETKVFDHITRPVREDDLEAFQLMDASTRYSDLPAEMKRYRDDIFDDKYKRLDMHGLSRTITAHIAKDGYWYIHPEQHRTITVREAARLQTFPDDFRFAGPPSAAFKQIGNAVPPMLGEHLARAVRQSLGLGTPAHVSTREVAATLAAWFEGDHVNGIPWLRAQTRWQVIQGEILLDRAHPDVIRQVWRTLETWRQPQDTVAREDDLRRIGQFISREARADTVAQLARTLADNPALLRDDDALRKVSGLHESLADLAILVAPVGEEDDSEEPVLVTKGVLRVAARFSGNPVGSRNRLTDGRLEVARMIGIDTDARSAHLGLIDLANTLCRPQEPVCHECPLAKKCIEATHSEPLF; this is translated from the coding sequence ATGCTGCGCTACGCCGAACAGGCCCGCGGACGCGGCGAAAAGCTGGCGGCCGACCTGTTCAGTGGCGCGGGTGGACTCAGCCTCGGCATGGAGGAGGCCGGCTACCGGGTCGTGCTCGCCGTCGACCACTACCCCGAAGCCGTCGAGACGCACCGGCACCACCACGCCGGGCTGAGCGTCGACTGGGACCTCGGAGACCCCGAGCGAATCCGTCAGGTCGCCGACCTAGTCACGCAGGCCGGTGTCGAACTGCTTGCCGGCGGGCCGCCGTGCCAGCCGTTCTCCAAGGCAGGCCGCTCCATAATCCGGCACAAGGTCCGTCACGGCCTGCGCGACCCGTACGACGAACGCCGCGACCTGTGGCGCTCGTTCCTTGAAGTCATCAACCTGGCGCGCCCTCCCGCCGTGCTCATGGAGAACGTCCCCGACATGGCCCTCGACAAGGAGATGTTCATTCTCCGCACGATGGTCCATGAACTCGAGTCACTGGGCTACGCGGTCGAAGAGCGCGCTGTCGACACGTGGCGCTACGGCGTTCCCCAGTTCCGTCAACGACTCATCCTCGTGGCCCTGCAGGACGGCGTCGCCTTCCAATGGCCCACGGAGTCGCCCGAGCGGCCGACCGTCTGGAACGCCATCAGCGACCTCCCTGAGGTCGAGGGAGGATGGCGTCCGCCCGGCGGCGCCGAGGGCTGGGCCGAGTACGCAGGTCCGAAGACCGACTTCCAGCGGCGGATGCGCCGTAACGTCGCCGCCCGGGACGAAACCAAGGTGTTCGACCACATCACCCGGCCCGTCCGTGAGGATGACCTGGAGGCGTTCCAGCTCATGGACGCCAGCACCCGCTACTCCGACCTGCCGGCCGAAATGAAGCGCTACCGAGACGACATCTTCGACGACAAGTACAAACGTCTCGACATGCACGGCCTGTCGCGCACCATCACGGCGCACATTGCCAAGGATGGCTACTGGTACATCCATCCTGAGCAGCACCGCACCATCACGGTCCGCGAAGCAGCAAGGCTGCAAACGTTCCCCGACGACTTCCGGTTCGCCGGACCGCCCTCGGCGGCGTTCAAGCAGATCGGCAACGCCGTACCCCCGATGCTCGGCGAACATCTGGCGCGGGCCGTGCGCCAGTCGCTGGGCCTAGGCACGCCCGCCCACGTCAGCACCCGTGAGGTCGCCGCCACCCTCGCCGCATGGTTCGAGGGCGACCACGTCAACGGCATCCCCTGGCTGCGCGCACAGACCCGCTGGCAGGTCATCCAGGGCGAAATCCTGCTCGACCGCGCCCATCCCGACGTCATCCGCCAGGTCTGGCGCACGCTGGAGACCTGGCGGCAGCCCCAGGACACCGTCGCCCGTGAGGACGACCTGCGGCGCATCGGTCAATTCATCTCCCGGGAAGCCCGCGCCGACACTGTCGCCCAGCTGGCACGCACCCTCGCCGACAACCCCGCGCTGCTGCGCGACGACGACGCCCTACGCAAGGTGTCTGGACTCCACGAGTCGCTCGCCGATCTGGCCATCCTCGTCGCCCCGGTCGGCGAGGAAGACGATTCGGAGGAACCGGTGCTGGTCACCAAGGGCGTCCTTCGCGTCGCCGCCCGGTTCAGCGGCAATCCCGTGGGCAGCCGCAACCGCCTCACGGATGGACGACTCGAGGTCGCCCGCATGATCGGCATCGACACCGACGCGCGCAGTGCCCACTTGGGCCTCATCGACCTGGCAAATACACTGTGCCGACCTCAGGAGCCGGTGTGCCACGAGTGCCCTCTGGCCAAGAAGTGCATCGAGGCGACCCACTCCGAGCCACTGTTCTGA